In a genomic window of Pelotomaculum thermopropionicum SI:
- the RplD gene encoding ribosomal protein L4, translated as MPTVALYNTNGEQVGELALKDEIFGVEVHEPVLHDAVVMHLANRRLGTHDTKTRSEVRGGGRKPWRQKGTGRARHGSIRSPLWRGGGIIFGPHPRDYSYSLPRKVRRLALKSALSAKVNSGDILVLDELKLDQPKTKEMARILNNLKVDDALLVTAEKDEAVERSARNIPNIKPVQAALLNVYDILAYDKLVMTRDAVARVEEVFA; from the coding sequence ATGCCTACAGTAGCACTGTACAACACCAACGGCGAACAGGTCGGCGAACTGGCGTTGAAGGATGAAATTTTCGGCGTCGAGGTTCACGAACCGGTTTTGCACGACGCCGTGGTGATGCATCTGGCCAACCGCCGCCTGGGCACGCACGATACCAAAACCAGGTCCGAGGTAAGGGGCGGCGGCCGCAAGCCGTGGCGCCAGAAAGGCACCGGCAGGGCCCGCCACGGTTCCATCCGCTCACCCCTCTGGCGCGGCGGCGGGATCATCTTCGGCCCGCACCCCAGGGACTACAGCTACAGCCTGCCCAGGAAGGTAAGAAGGCTGGCCCTGAAGTCGGCCCTATCGGCTAAAGTAAATTCAGGCGACATTCTCGTGCTGGATGAGCTAAAGCTAGACCAGCCCAAAACAAAAGAAATGGCCAGGATCCTGAACAACCTTAAAGTGGACGACGCCCTTCTCGTCACGGCCGAAAAGGACGAGGCGGTGGAAAGGTCGGCCCGGAACATACCCAACATTAAACCTGTACAGGCCGCCCTCCTTAACGTTTACGACATCCTTGCCTACGACAAGCTGGTCATGACCAGGGACGCCGTGGCCAGGGTCGAGGAGGTGTTCGCATAA